From a region of the Ostrinia nubilalis chromosome 18, ilOstNubi1.1, whole genome shotgun sequence genome:
- the LOC135080469 gene encoding serine/threonine-protein kinase D1: MEDEVTFLFQLGVLRDAAAAPAHLLTLAYLKDLAVKFVNEKIPDNGLNRLSERILLFRHDYCSPNVLQLINSAADVTDETLVEIVLTANPLLCDGGLEAAAPRPHALAVHSYKTPTFCDFCGEMLFGLVRQGLKCEGCGLNYHKRCAVKVPSNCTAGAGAGAAGGRRASASPRSPSRASAHSHASHDDSLLNSADKRSRSPSGCGASVGAAASLGIPHTFELHSYTRPTVCRHCKRLLRGLFKQGLQCRDCHYNAHRKCLPFVPKDCNGEIRDPHGEYQDSNSTSSEVSDSARLDDESDDGDCAPGRAHDDDQEVQLRRNHVEEADEPQRDGLPERSVSRPSSSSSSPSANIPLMRIVQSVKHTKKREGQWLKEGWLVHFTNKDKTIRRHYWRLDSKSITLFQSEQGTKYYKEIPLNEILAVDTARQRHSDVMHCFEVRTANVDYMVGVDPSWQLPPAAAPPLPPPDSGVGAYLARSWETAVRQALMPVTHHSAEANPDAEGGEGEGEGAAAGGARRTTEMAQVYQIFPDEVLGSGQFGIVYGGLHRRTHRPVAIKVIDKLRFPTKQEAQLKNEVAILQNLSHPGVVDLERMFETPERIFVVMEKLRGDMLEMILSHEKGRLTERSTKFIVAQILVALKHLHEKNIVHCDLKPENVLLSTDDEFPQVKLCDFGFARIIGEKSFRRSVVGTPAYLAPEVLRNKGYNRSLDMWSVGVIVYVSLSGTFPFNEDEDIGEQIQNAAFMYPPTPWKEISPEAIDLINNLLQVKQRKRLSVDKSQAHAWLQTRQAWLDLRALERRVGARYLTHASDDARWAER; this comes from the exons atGGAGGACGAGGTGACGTTCCTGTTCCAACTGGGCGTGCTGCGcgacgcggcggcggcgcccgcgcaccTGCTCACGCTCGCCTACCTCAAGGACCTCGCCGTCAAGTTCGTCAACGAGAAG ATCCCTGACAATGGACTCAACAGGCTCTCGGAGCGCATCCTGTTGTTCCGGCACGACTACTGCTCGCCCAACGTGCTGCAACTCATCAACTCCGCCGCCGACGTCACCGACGAGACGCTCGTCGAGATCGTGCTCACCGCCAACC CGCTGCTATGCGACGGCGGGCTGGAGGCGGCGGCGCCGCGGCCGCACGCGCTGGCCGTGCACTCGTATAAGACGCCCACCTTCTGCGACTTCTGCGGCGAGATGCTGTTCGGGCTGGTCCGCCAGGGGCTCAAGTGCGAGG GCTGCGGCCTCAACTACCACAAGCGCTGCGCCGTGAAAGTCCCGTCCAACTGCACGgcaggcgcgggcgcgggcgcagcgggcgggcggcgcgcgtcGGCGTCACCGCGCTCGCCGTCGCGCGCGTCGGCGCACAGCCACGCGTCGCACGACGACTCGCTG CTCAACAGCGCCGACAAGCGCAGCCGCTCGCCTTCGGGCTGCGGCGCGTCGGTGGGCGCGGCGGCGTCGCTGGGCATCCCGCACACGTTCGAGCTGCACTCGTACACGCGGCCCACGGTGTGCCGCCACTGCAAGCGGCTGCTGCGCGGGCTGTTCAAGCAGGGGCTGCAGTGCCGCGACTGCCACTACAACGCGCACCGCAAGTGCCTGCCCTTCGTGCCCAAGGACTGCAACGGGGAGATCCGCGACCCGCACG GCGAGTACCAGGACAGCAACAGCACGAGCAGCGAGGTGTCGGACAGCGCGCGCCTGGACGACGAGTCCGACGACGGCGACTGCGCGCCCGGCCGCGCCCACGACGACGACCAGGAG gTGCAGCTGCGGCGCAACCACGTGGAGGAGGCGGACGAGCCGCAGCGCGACGGGCTGCCCGAGCGCTCCGTCAGCCGGCCCAGCAG CTCGTCGTCGTCGCCCAGCGCCAACATCCCGCTCATGCGCATCGTGCAGTCCGTCAAGCACACCAAGAAGCGCGAGGGCCAGTGGCTCAAGGAGGGCTGGCTGGTGCACTTCACCAATAAGGATAAGACG ATACGGCGTCACTACTGGCGTCTAGACAGCAAATCAATCACACTATTCCAATCGGAACAAGGCACAAAGTACTATAAGGAAATACCTCTCAATGAAATCCTGGCCGTTGATACTGCAAGACAACGACATTCTG ACGTGATGCACTGCTTCGAGGTGCGCACAGCGAACGTGGACTACATGGTGGGCGTGGACCCGAGCTGGCAgctgccgcccgccgccgcgccgccgctgccgccgccggacTCCGGCGTGGGCGCCTACCTCGCGCGCTCCTGGGAGACGGCGGTGCGCCAGGCGCTCATGCCCGTCACTCATCACTCAG CGGAGGCGAACCCGGACGCGGAGGGCGGcgagggggagggggagggcgcggcggcgggcggcgcgcggcgcaCCACGGAGATGGCGCAGGTGTACCAGATCTTCCCCGACGAGGTGCTGGGCTCGGGCCAGTTCGGCATCGTGTACGGCGGCCTGCACCGCCGCACGCACCGGCCGGTCGCTATCAAG GTGATCGACAAGCTCCGCTTCCCGACAAAGCAGGAGGCGCAGCTGAAGAACGAGGTGGCCATCCTGCAGAACCTGTCGCACCCCGGCGTGGTGGACCTGGAGCGCATGTTCGAGACGCCCGAGCGCATCTTCGTCGTCATGGAGAAGTTGCGCGGCGACATGCTCGAGATGATCCTGTCGCACGAGAAGGGACGCCTCACCGAGCGGAGCACCAAGTTCATAGTGGCGCAG ATATTAGTGGCCCTCAAACACCTCCACGAGAAGAACATAGTGCATTGCGACCTGAAGCCGGAGAATGTCCTGCTATCCACAGATGATGAGTTTCCACAAGTGAAGCTGTGTGACTTCGGCTTCGCCAGGATCATCGGCGAGAAGTCTTTCCGGAGATCCGTGGTCGGCACACCCGCTTACCTTG CGCCGGAGGTGCTCCGCAACAAGGGCTACAACCGGTCGCTGGACATGTGGTCGGTGGGCGTCATCGTGTACGTGTCGCTGTCCGGCACCTTCCCCTTCAACGAGGACGAGGACATCGGCGAGCAGATCCAGAACGCCGCATTCATGTATCCGCCCACGCCTTGGAAGGAGATCTCGCCAGAAG CGATCGACCTGATCAACAACCTGCTGCAAGTGAAGCAGCGCAAGCGGCTGTCGGTGGACAAGTCGCAGGCGCACGCGTGGCTGCAGACGCGCCAGGCCTGGCTGGACCTGCGCGCGCTCGAGCGCCGCGTGGGCGCGCGCTACCTCACGCACGCCAGCGACGACGCGCGCTGGGCCGAGCGCTGA